From the Erythrolamprus reginae isolate rEryReg1 chromosome Z, rEryReg1.hap1, whole genome shotgun sequence genome, one window contains:
- the LOC139153294 gene encoding uncharacterized protein: MQDEIKKVLETRKLNATSTLNIIAEKPEHHNVTLSLLVTHGQTHLGIHFHKHIPDAYKSVMGLSKLIPDEYVDVQWSNKNELEKLYKLTNLLEVALKAKLVEKEEETQALAVEKELPVDISDNGNIILSNKSYRKNLKHYLKRIKRDHWLGKNPFIPLRDIADRLLQDELNITLASIFPNESQTVIRKLFYDLVFLLHMNCSEMDCSELIFNLNHIMDNFTVEINQQTPVLRNFNIWPTKKANDMITASSRKMEKPSDELAKQGIPLSNYGQKKLCIWMTTVMAVMITLIILTKFLRSRKGAKGASKKGISGEEEGDEENLL, encoded by the exons ATGCAAGATGAAATAAAGAAAGTACTGGAAACCAGAAAATTAAATGCCACCAGCACACTAAATATTATCGCTGAAAAACCTGAACATCATAATGTCACTCTATCACTCTTGGTGACCCATGGACAGACTCATTTAGGTATCCATTTTCATAAACATATCCCAGATGCTTATAAATCAGTCATGGGATTAAGTAAACTCATTCCTGATGAATATGTGGATGTGCAGTGGTCTAATAAAAACGAGTTGGAGAAGCTGTACAAGTTAACAAATTTGCTAGAGGTGGCTCTTAAAGCAAAATTagtagaaaaagaagaggagactCAAGCGCTGGCGGTCGAAAAGGAATTGCCTGTAGACATTTCAGATAATGGCAACATCATTCTGAGCAATAAAAGCTATCGGAAAAATTTAAAGCACTATCTGAAAAGGATAAAGAGAGACCACTGGCTTGGAAAAAATCCATTTATTCCTTTGAGAGACATTGCTGACCGTTTGCTTCAGGATGAATTAAACATAACATTGGCATCTATCTTCCCAAATGAATCGCAAACTGTTATAAGGAAATTATTTTATGACCTGGTCTTTCTTCTCCACATGAACTGCAGCGAGATGGATTGTTCTGAATTAATCTTTAACCTGAATCATATCATGGACAACTTCACTGTGGAAATCAATCAACAGACACCTGTTCTACGGAACTTCAACATTTGGCCCACTAAGAAAGCAAATGATATGATTACGGCAAGCTccagaaaaatggagaaaccTTCTGATGAG TTAGCAAAGCAAGGAATTCCATTATCTAACTATGGCCAAAAGAAGTTGTGTATTTGGATGACAACAGTGATGGCTGTTATGATTACACTAATTATATTGACTAAG TTTCTCAGAAGCAGAAAAGGAGCCAAAGGCGCTTCAAAGAAAGG AATttcaggagaggaagagggagatgaagAAAACCTATTATAG